The sequence CCACACGCACCTCAAGCGTGCGCGTATACCAATTCCGCCACATCCGCAAGGTGTTAATGAACTACGTCTGAACCGTAGCTCGCTTTACAGTAGATAAGCATACTGCATAAGTTCCCTCTCTGCACAGCCAGTTTTCGCGCTCTATCTTCAGAAAAACAAAAGTTAAGCCCTGTTCTGAAAATGCATCCATAAGATAGAGGAGATAGAGGCATAAGCGTCTGACATACAAGCTGAATAAACTTGACAACCTGATAAGTAGTTATTCATCAAGACAGATCTTAGACTCTCTGAATCTACCTAACGGGAGGAAACCCATGACTGACATTGAGCAACCGTTAGACCTTACTCGTCAATATGCCCTCGATCGCGATTGCACCACCCTTTCGCGCCACGTTCTTCAGCAACTCCATAGTTTCTCAGCCGATGCGCAAGACCTGAGTGCGCTCATGAGCCGGATTGCCCTAGCCGGAAAGTTCATTGCTCGTCGCCTTAGCAGCGCTGGCTTAATTGAAGACGCGCTGGGCTTTACGGGGCAGGAGAACGTCCAGGGCGAAGCAGTCAAAAAGATGGATGTTTACACCAACCAGGTGTTTATCTCGGTGTTCGAGCAGAGTGGACTGGTCTGCCGCTTGGCTTCTGAGGAAATGGAGAAGCCTTACTACATTCCCGAAAACTGTCCTATAGGTCGCTATACGTTGCTTTATGATCCCTTAGACGGATCATCTAATGTGGATGTCAATCTGAACGTTGGCTCAATTTTTTCAATTCGGAAGCAAGAGGGCGAAGATTTGGGTGGGACTGCCCAAGATTTGCTTCAAGCAGGGCGCAAACAAGTTGGAGCAGGCTATATTCTCTACGGACCCAGCACGATACTGGTTTATTCAATTGGTACGGGCGTTCATGCTTTCATCCTAGACCCCAGTTTGGGCGAGTTTATTTTGGCGCAGGAAAACATTCAAATTCCTAACCACGGTCCTGTTTACAGTGTCAACGAAGGCAACTTCTGGCAATGGGACGAGCCGCTGCGAGACTATATCCGCTACGTTCATCGGCATGAGGGCTATACTGCCCGCTATGGGGGAGCGCTGGTGGGAGACTTCCACCGAATTTTATTCCAGGGCGGCGTTTTTCTCTATCCTGGAACTGTTAAACAGCCAGAAGGTAAGTTGCGATTATTATATGAGTCTGCACCCATGGCTTATTTGATTGAGCAAGCGGGTGGCAGAGCCACAACCGGAAGGCAAGAAATTATGGATGTGATTCCTGAAAAAATTCATGCCCGATCGCCCCTCATTATTGGCAGTCGAGAAGATGTGGCATTAGTTGAATCTTTTATTCATGAGCGCGACCGCGAATAACCTTAACC is a genomic window of Timaviella obliquedivisa GSE-PSE-MK23-08B containing:
- the fbp gene encoding class 1 fructose-bisphosphatase, translating into MTDIEQPLDLTRQYALDRDCTTLSRHVLQQLHSFSADAQDLSALMSRIALAGKFIARRLSSAGLIEDALGFTGQENVQGEAVKKMDVYTNQVFISVFEQSGLVCRLASEEMEKPYYIPENCPIGRYTLLYDPLDGSSNVDVNLNVGSIFSIRKQEGEDLGGTAQDLLQAGRKQVGAGYILYGPSTILVYSIGTGVHAFILDPSLGEFILAQENIQIPNHGPVYSVNEGNFWQWDEPLRDYIRYVHRHEGYTARYGGALVGDFHRILFQGGVFLYPGTVKQPEGKLRLLYESAPMAYLIEQAGGRATTGRQEIMDVIPEKIHARSPLIIGSREDVALVESFIHERDRE